ATTTTTAGTATAAAGCCACATAAAACAATCTCGAATAAGGAATCCAGCGTCATCGACAGCTGATACCATCCTGTGGTAAAGCCTTGGACTCGAAAAAGAAAAGAAAAAACCTCCCGGTTTTAAAGCTCTATATAATTCCTTAGATATTTCAAAATACCATTTATAGAAATTTACACCTTGTTCTCTGCTAAACTTCATCCCCGGAGGTAACGATTTGACTACATTGCAATGAT
The bacterium DNA segment above includes these coding regions:
- a CDS encoding site-specific DNA-methyltransferase; this encodes MCADLVNKLLSGDAIEVLKQIDDNSIDLVLTDPPYFLDKMDNNWKHKAVANLTDHCNVVKSLPPGMKFSREQGVNFYKWYFEISKELYRALKPGGFFFSFSSPRLYHRMVSAVDDAGFLIRDCFMWLYTKN